The region GTACACTTATCCCTCCCTACACAGCATCCATCAATTCCTCCCTTCGTATTCGCCAAAAATCACTTCTGAGTGCTTCATCATTTCGCGTATTTTCTTTTGGGTGCTTTTGGTAAAGGCATTCTTGATAAGAATTAACACTTGTAGTCTTTTGAGGTTGCCCATTTCTTTGGGCAACTGGGTTAACTGATTTTCGTAAAGGTCTAAACCCTGTAGTTGGGTAAGTTCGCCCAACTCTGGCGGCAATGCTGTAAGTTTACAATAACGCAAACCCACAATGCCTAAACGAGGCAACTGCTTAAGTTGCGAACAAACCATTTTGAGGTCTAGGTTTTCGTTGGCGCTTAGGTCTAGCGTAGTAAGACTTTTGATTTTGCTTACTTCACTAGGCAACTTAGTCAGTTGGTTGCCTACCAAATCTAGAGTTTTTAGTTGCTTAAGCGAATGGAGATTGTCAGGCAATACCCATATTTTGTTCAGCTTTTTAGCTGCCACCAACATTTGTATACGCTTGCTATTTAAACGGGTAATTTGGTTGTTGCCTAAGTCTAAGATTTCCAGGTTAGACAAGGTGCCCACCTCTTGTGGCAATGATATAAAATGATTGTCGGATACATCTAAACTAAGCAGTTCTTTGAGGTTGCCAATAGAGTTGGGCAAACCAATGAGTTCGTTGCCTGACATTTCCAGGTATTGTAGTTTAGAAAGTTTACCTATAGACGCTGGAATACGCTTGAGTTTGTTAAAGTGCATGGTGAGTTTTTCAAGGCTTGACAGTTTAGTCACTATCTCTGGAAATACTTCAAAAGCGTTCCACTTGATATTAAGTTCTTTTAGTTTTTTGAGTTTAGCAAGGTTTTCGGGGAGGGTGGTCAGGTAGTTCCACTGCAAGTCGAGCACCCGCAAATGCTTAAGTTGGGCTATTTCTTCGGGTACATTTCTAAAATAGTTTTTGCCCAAACGTAACACCTGTAGTTTTTTAAAACGCAACACCCCCACTGGAAACTGCCTAAAGTGATTGACTTCCAGCTCAAGGCTTTGGATATTTTTGAACTGAAACAGTTCTTCAGGTACTTTTTCAAGCAAGCGGTTTCTGAGCTTAAACTTAAATACACTGTCGGGGTTTTGTAATGCTTCTTTGAGCGTGGTATACACTTTTGCCTCTAGCAATTCATCTTCAGTCAGGAGCTTGGTTTGCCCCAGGGTTTGTAAGGGTAATAAAAACAGGCAAAAAATTGAGCAAACAAGTAAATAATGAATTTTATGATAATACATGGGTTGTATTTAATGGCTATACACAAAAATAGGTCAAGAATGAAGATTGTCAAGAATTTAGTTCATAAACTTGACTCTCTAAAACGACTAATCAATGAGCTTGTTGCACAGGTAGTCAGACTTATCAACAAAGCAAATGTGGATTGTGGATAACTTTTGTTAACCTCGACAATA is a window of Microscilla marina ATCC 23134 DNA encoding:
- a CDS encoding leucine-rich repeat domain-containing protein, whose product is MYYHKIHYLLVCSIFCLFLLPLQTLGQTKLLTEDELLEAKVYTTLKEALQNPDSVFKFKLRNRLLEKVPEELFQFKNIQSLELEVNHFRQFPVGVLRFKKLQVLRLGKNYFRNVPEEIAQLKHLRVLDLQWNYLTTLPENLAKLKKLKELNIKWNAFEVFPEIVTKLSSLEKLTMHFNKLKRIPASIGKLSKLQYLEMSGNELIGLPNSIGNLKELLSLDVSDNHFISLPQEVGTLSNLEILDLGNNQITRLNSKRIQMLVAAKKLNKIWVLPDNLHSLKQLKTLDLVGNQLTKLPSEVSKIKSLTTLDLSANENLDLKMVCSQLKQLPRLGIVGLRYCKLTALPPELGELTQLQGLDLYENQLTQLPKEMGNLKRLQVLILIKNAFTKSTQKKIREMMKHSEVIFGEYEGRN